The stretch of DNA ATCTTGTTCCTCGCCCAGCTCGTTGCAACCTCATTGACTGCAAGTGGGTCTTCAAAGTGAAGTACCGAGCTGACGGGTCAGTTGATCGCCATAAGGCTCGTCTGGTCGCTAAAGGATTCAAGCAACGCCACAGTGTCGATTATGCGGAGACATTCAGTCCAGTCATTAAGCACACCACTATCAGGTTAATATTGTCCATTGCAGTCTCTCGCGGCTGGGTGCTTCGTCAGTTGGACGTGCAGAATGCGTTTCTCCATGACATTCTCGAAGAAGATGTTTACATGAAGCAACCTCCTGGGTATGTTGATCCACAGCTTCCGCAACATGTGTGCATGTTGGATAAACCCCTCTATGGTCAAAAGCAGTCCCCACGTGCTTGGTTTTCTCGGCTCAGTAGCAAGCTTCAGGAGCTTGGTTTTTGCCCCTCTCTCGCTGATACATCATTGTTCATTTATCAGCAAGGGGGAGTACCACGTATATGCTGATTTAGGTTGACGATATCATTATCACTGGGTCATCACCTCGGGCTCTAGCTGCACTTGTTCGAAATCTTCAAGAAGCATTTGCACTAAAGGATCTAGGCGATCTCCATTATTTTTTGGGTATAGAAGTACAATGTCAGTGGGAGTCTATGCTGCTGAAACAGGCTAAGTACACATCAGATCTCTTGAGGAGAGCCGGCATGATAGATTGTAAGCCAGTCACCTCGCCTATGTCCACCTCTGAGACACTCACTCGGGAAGGAGGACCACTATTGTCGCCAGAAGGGGCCACGAGATACAGAAGCATTGTAGGGGCGCTGCAGTACTTAACTTTGACACGCCCAGACATCAGCTATGTTGTGAATAAAGTGTGCCAATACCTTCACTCGCCAGCAGAGGAGCACTGGACGGCCGCGAAACGCATCCTTGGGTACTTGAGATACACCGCAGACATAGGGCTGAAAATCACCAAATCTACATCCACCATGCTCAGCGCCTTTTCAGATGCTGACTGGGCCAGCTTGAATGATGACCGGCGCTCTACGAGCGGATTCGTAGTATTCTTTGGCCCTAACTTGGTGTCCTGGAGCACAAGGAAACAAGCGACGGTGTCTCGATCAAGTACCGAGGCCGAGTATAAGGCACTCGCAAATGCAACGGCAGAGTTGATCTGGCTTCAGACTCTTCTTGGCGAGCTCGGCGTACCGCAATGGCGTCCGTCGGTGTTGTGGTGTGATAACATAGGAGCGACATATTTGTCGGCCAATCCAGTATTTCATGCACACACCAAACACATCGAGGTCGATTTTCACTTCGTCCGTGAAAGAGTAGCTCGCAAGGCGCTGGACATACGGTTTGTGTCGTCACACGATCAGCTAGCTGACGGACTAACCAAACAAGTTGGAGCTGCACCACTTCGGCTTCTACGATGCAACCTCAATCTCTCGGGAGCTGAGTTTGAGGGGGGTGTTAGCGGATAGAGCCGATGACAGCTGGTAATTAGTTGTGATCAATAGGTTGTTATTAGTTGGCGTTTATCTCCTGTAGATTCTGCACCCCGATTGTTATCTTCTGTTGTGAAACGAATCGGTGGTGGTTGTTGACAACCTGTATAAATACTAAAGCCATCGCCATCTGTTGATGTGTGATCCAATCTATCTCCTGTGTTTACAATAATGACAGTGAGAGAAGCACTAGCGCAGCCCCGAGAATATTTATGTTCATAGAATTCTCGTGGCCTCCGATTGCAATATGTGGTGGACGGCATCAAACAAGGAAGTGCAACAAATAGGGTGATTATCAGATAAATTGTTGATGGATCAACTCTCTTTCCCTCATGTAACATCATTCATGAATATACGAGCTTGAATGTCGAGGCTAACAACATTGCAAAGCAGGCTTTAATTTTAGGGCTGGCCATAATGCTTGGTTTAGGACAGTGGGTGGTCTTCTTTTCATTCCTGTAAACAGTATGATGATTTAATGAAGCTTCGTGGGTTTGTTTAAGAATAAGTTAAGAAATGTTTAGAGCAAGTGCAATAGGGTGACATAAGTAGGCTAAAGGACTAAAATATTATATTTTTGCTTAGTTGGAgaaaagagaagaggagagaggaGAAAAGCGAGCTATTCGTTAGTAGCCGGTTGCAACACGAGCCCTAATAAACTTTATGAGATTGCAAGATGGGCCAACTATTAATAAAATATGACACATTAAAAATTTACTATTATACATGTCGGCTATTAAATTGGCTCTAGATGACATGGCAACTCTTTGTAACCGATTgttggctatattattaaccatgctcttagaaGCAGCCGACGTTTTTTTCCTAGCAATACTTGTTTTATTTAGCATCAAATGCAAAGTACAGCTAGCCTGAACTGTACTTGATTCGTTTACAACCCTCAGAAAAGATGGTGCCACGTCTCGTCATCTGTAACACAAATCTTATGCGGAGGGATCGTGGACCCGATCAGGCCATGACATTACCACATACTGCTCGAATCTGTGACCGTGTTCTCACAGAATGAGACACAACGGCGTACAGTTGACCGGTGCAGAACATTCAGATTTGCTGCAGCTTGAGTAGACTGACCTCATTGCACCATTTGATAACAAAAATTCTACGTGTTGGCATGCACACATTAATTGCTGGTCGTAGTATACTTAGACGTGATTACACCCGTCCCTAAGCGTGCGTGCACGGTCACAGCGAGAGCGCGACGAGGATGGCCTGGCGGCACCGCGCGCGCGCCGTCTCGACGCGCTCCTTGACGGTCTCCTCCTTGACGGCGGCTTTGACCATCTCGACGTCCATCTCCACCAGCCGCAGCACGCGGAAGAGCTCCGTCGCCACGCGCTCGTCCACGCCGCCCTCGGCCATCAGGATCTCCGCCTCCTCCCGGGCGCGCTCCGTCACCACGCCCGCCACCGTGCCCAGCAGCGCGCCCGACCCGTACCGCCCGCGCTCCATCAGCCCCTCCAGCTTCTCCAGAAAGTCGGCGATGGCCCACCCCTTGGGCTTCTCCAGGGGGAGATTCTTGGTGCGCTTCCACCCGATCTCGTAGTTGGGCGGCTCCTCCTGCGTCAGCGCCGTCCGGCGGAGGCGTCCGTCCGTCGAGATGGCCGACGGCACGCGCCGGACCACCGAGAAGGAGGTGGTCGCCGTCGCCGACGGCGGGGTCTCGTCGTCGGGGATGCGGTGGGGGTTGGCGTCGGCCTCGTCGGGAGTGGGTTCTTGCTCCTCGTCCTGGTTGCCCTCTTGCTGGGCGGGCTTTGGGGTGGAGGTGGTCGGTTTGGGCGCCGCGGTGCAGCGTACGGCAGTGATGGGGGCGATAGGGACTTGTGGTTTGGGAGTGGAGAGGAAAGGTTTGGGAGGGAGGAGAGGGCGGAGGAAGGAGGCGGCCATTGCGGATGAGGCGTGGTGGGAAATGGTGAAGCGAATGGCTGTGCAGTTTCTACGTGATAGATAGGTTTGGAGATAAGCTTACAAATGCGCTCTGTCGCCGCGCGAGAACAGAGAAGAGACATCAGACTCGAGCTGGATCGAATCGATATTTGTGGGAACAGGATTAAATCAGGAAAAAGGCTTCTAATCTACACTTCAAGTAGTGTGAATTTTGTGAATCAATCTATAGTTGGATGGAtttttttttttagaaaatgtAGTTGGATGGATGGTCAGAGAGACTGTGGTATCCTCAGTAGTGGCTAATCTAGACAGAAACTGAAGGGTGGGTTCAAAGCCTGTATCATGCCAATATCGGTTGGGTTGGGCTTGTAAGTGGCTGAGTTGGGCCATGAAACTAGTAGTAAAAAAATTTCTTGCAGTGCTAGAGGGGGGCTCCTGATCCTCAGCCCATCAAGGTTCAAATCTTGATGCTCGcatttattcctggatttatttcaggattttttgTGATGCGCATTCAGTTAAAGGAAATATTCTCGTCGATGACGAAGCGTCTATGATAACTTCGTAAATATctagatgatatgccggctcatcTAGAGACACAGTGAGCAACCCCCAGCTACACAGTGAGCCGGCCCATCTTAGCCAAGCGTACAGTAGGCCTTCAATCTGGTTTTGTGAACATTCTAAAAGATTCCGCCTGCTTTTGTTCGGTTTTCTTCATCTTTGCCTTTCTCTTTACTCTCTTTCAGGTTTTTTCTTCTGGTTTTCatctatttttctttttttcagaTTCTTTTTCTTTTCTCCTTTAATTTCAAATTTTGAACTTTTaaaaattcatgaatatttttcaaaCTCATGAAGTTTTTCCAaatccatgaacatttttaaaattcgccaacttttttcaaattcatgaacattctatcaaattgttgaaaattttcaacttcccaaaagttttcaaattttgtgAACATTTGTTATATCCACAAACATTTTTCAGattcatgaactttttcaaatttacaaaaaaatcaaatttttgaaattttccaaattcatgattttttctGAATTCACAAACTTTTCCAAAATTTGTGAACGCCTtttaaattcatgattttttttccaaatttgcaattttttccaaattcatgatttttttcttAAATCCACGAATTTcctttttcaaatttgtgaactttttttgGAATTCACACACTTTTTCCAAATCTGCAAACCattttttcaaatccatgaacaCTTTTAAAGTATGTTTTTTTCAAGTCTATAGAAAAACGGGAAGCCTGTTTTCCCCCTCAAACCATCACTAGTTTTTTCTGAACTAACAACAAGCGAGCGAGCCAGCAGATCGGTCTAGCAATCAAGCAAGCCCGAGCCGATCTAGCGATCAAATGACTGTGACCTAGCAATCAAGAGAGCGAGCGATCAAGGGGTGCTTAATGGGCGCCCAACCGAGCGTTCGCATGAGCGCTCACACGCAAGACCAGTAATGTAGGCGTTGAGGAGGAGGTCTCTCTAATCTACCGACTAATCACAAGCCTTGTTCGGCCGtcgagacttgcctgctcccctCCCGTGTGCCCATCCATACTCCCGCATACGTGGCTTAAtttgattggaacaaaataaagcccggccccacccccttaaaatcaggggggagatgattagattagaaagaaaaaaggaaaaaatacaACCGTTGGATGAGGTGGGAGCACAGATGGGAGCATGAAaagggagcaggcaagccggatccgTCATGTGCAGGTGATAGGTGCCCCATGGGCCCACACACTACTTTTCGTTTTGCGTTAGGGTGGTCACAATGGAAAGTAGTATCATACTCTACTATCATGCGTATGATATTAGTGTATAATACTATCTCCACAGTGCATAGTATTATAGTTTGATATCATAGTGACCTCATTTGTTGTTATGCATGACAAATACTAATacatcatttaatatgatacACTATCTTATCATGATACTCAATTTTCTCATTTAATTGTATGCCATCTTAGTAAAAATGTCTAGTTGATTTGCATGATATTACCTATAATACTCTTATTGTAACCAGTGTTAAACCTTCCTTGCCCACATTTGCTCCTCCATTGTGACACATTGCAAATGTTGTTGTCTCATGCGTGTTGATGCAAAGCTGCACCCTACCGTTCCAACCTAGCCAGTGCTTGTAACCGCTGCTCGGTGTTGCAGGGCCCAACCACACGTCGTCGCAAATGAGGCCCCACTAATGCAAGCCTCACGCTCCTCGTTGTTGATGCTTCATGCCCTTCGGTTCCTAGACACACCACACTATTGCAAAGGAGGCCCAGTGTTGCAAGGGCGCAAGGCCGAACCCCACTTGTCGGCAGCGCTCAACGCTGCATGGTCGATCCAGGAGCAATTGTGGGGTTGGTCATGAGGTTTTCGGGATCCACTGTGAAACTAAAACATGGAGCCCTTTAACACAAAAATCAACATATGTATATATGTGATATTCCAAAAAAAAAAATCAAGTGCTTACACCGACTCGTTCGAGGGATCGTTCTACAGCGACTCATCTTCTTCCACTGCATCTCGGAGTTGGTAACGATCTGACCCAAACCATTTTTGCATCTTCATAGTGTTCTTCGTTGATCATAGGGCAAAACAAATTATTTTCTACTATTTTTCCCAACTGTATGTATTCCACTGTACCAGCCATTGTGGTAGCCCCTTTGCATGTATAAAAGGAGGTCCATTACTACGTAGAAAAGGGTGCCAACCTTCAGCATTTGAgcacatgatacgtctccaacgtatttataattttttattgtttcatgctattatattatcattttTGTATGCTTTGTATgccattttatattatttttctgGACTAACGTATTAATTTAGTGCCCAGCGTCAGTTCCTATTTTTTGCATGTTGTTTATTTTATAGAAAAACTATACCTACAGAAGTCCAAACATGATGAAATTTTATGATTATTTTTCTGGACAATAAGATACACTAGAAGTTCCAGGGAAGGACGAGAAGACCCACGAGGGCCCCACAAGCCAGGGTGGCGCGCCCCCTAACTTGTGGGCTCCACGTAGCTCCATTTCCCCTAATACTTGGTCTATAGATTCACATATATTCTGAAACCCTCGGAGCGAGACCCAAGACAATTCttccgccgccgcaagcttcCGTTTTTCGGCGATCCCATCTAGAGCCATGTTCCagtactctgccggaggggggaatcattgGGGAGGCTATCTTCATCAACATTGTTACCTTcatgatgatgtgtgagtagttccttcaggacctacgggtccatagtagtagctagatggctctctctctctctctcgataTTCAATATAATGATCTTCTCAGATGAATATAATGTAAtttttttgtggtgtgtttttggggatctgatgaattgtgggtttatgatcataTTATTCATTGAAGCTATTTGAGTCTCTTGAGATTTATTTGCTGCGTAActttatagctttgtatttctctttgatCTATCCGTCTACTTTGGCCAAGTTAGATTGATTTATCTTTAGCCGGAGAGGTTCTTTGTAGTAGGTTCAATCTTGGAGTGATCTTgttgttgggtaacgtagtagaaaacaaaacaaTTTGCACTTACACACACCCAAGATCAATATGAACATGCATAACGGGTTGTGATCACGATCGTTACCGTCACCGAGTTGCAGCGGAAAGAAGATTGTGTCAGTGTAGAGCATACTTGGTGTCCCTCAAACAGTCGATGAATGATCCCACAAACAGTCCCTCGAACCGAAGACCGAAAGCACgacctctctacttggttgcaagtgTGCAACCTTCATGATCCGGTAGCGCTTCGTCATCCAGAGCTAATCGTCACTAGAAGGGGGAGATTAGAACCACAGTATACTTATAATTATGAGGATTATAGGATTAGTCTAGCTCTAATTAGTTAAAAAGGACTAACTAGAAGTAGAACTAGTCGTAGTACATAATTAATTTGCACTAGTGATTAAATTAAACTGATACATAATTGTGCTCCTACTCAGATCGATATCTCTCATAATTGATTTTAAGTGATTCAAGATCCTGATCTCATTGACACCCATGGATGGTAGCATCTCATATGATGTGAATTTCAATCTGTAGATCATATCACCATATGACTCTTGTTTATCTTTCGATGCTTCGTGCTCTGAGCCCGGAACTTTTCTGGTAGAACTTCAAGGCAACCGAGTGTTTCTGTTGTGAATTCCTACCTCACCCGCCTTACACTTTACTTCTTGTTTGTACTCATGGTAGCATGTAGTACTCCGAAGGCCACATGTTATAGACGGTTGCAACACTGGGAAGGACACCTTTTAACTTGATATCTATTGTGAGAGATCACCCTAATAATGGACTAATGTGCAATCAAGGGGTGCAAACAACAAAGGAATAAACATCTCAGGCAATTCATAAAAGTATGATATGGTATAGCCCTGGGCGCCGGGAATACTTCATGATCATCTCCAATATTCAGTTGAAGCGTCGTGATGGCCAATATTTTGTTGTCGTGGCAACTATTTCAAAAACGCTGTCGTGGCAGCAATTTCAAAAAACGTTGTCTTGGCGACCATTTCAGAAAACCTTGTCGTGGCACGAACTTATAGCTCCTTGTCCCGCACCTTAGTACACCTTCTCCACTTCGGGGTCCTCCATGTACGTTTGCCATCGTCACCTGTAACATGTAGGCTATCTCTATGATATTTACATTAATGTGGCAATCTCGTTGCTCCAGCCATCATGTTTTGACGTGCAGGCCACTTAACATTACAACATATAACCATCTCATACATAAACTCATTATCATGACGAAGGCTATACCACATCATATGCATACCCTACAAAACCAACTTAGATGTCCTCTAGTGGGTTTTAGCAAGTTTTAGTTATGTGGTTAACCCGTTTTAACATATAATACTATCTACCTACGTCCACAACGAAGGTGATAAATCTTGATGCTAGATTAAGTTTTGGGGTGTGTGAAAGAAGAGGCTTTTACAAAAAAAATCCCGTCCCCCACACTAAACTTCGTCAAATACGCGTGAACCCCTAGAAGATCGATCATCTTCATCACCCTTTTGTGTATGCAACTATTCACTATTCTTGACTATGGTGAAGGCCAAGAAACCATTAGCAGATCGTCGACAGCCAGAGCCGAGTGATTGTCAGACCTTGTGAAAAGCGACACCACGCCATCAATGAACTGAATGGAAGCAACACTCAAGGGAAGCATAGCAAGAACATCAAACCCTCACATCTACATGTGATCTAGATTGCAACCTCCACCTACTCATATAActgctcatgatgccactgttgggtaacatAGTAGAAAACAAAATAATGTATCTACGCACACCCAAGATCAATATGAATATACATAATGGGTTGTAATCATGATCGTTACCATCATCGAGTTGCAGCGGAAGAAGATTGTGTTGGTGTAGATGGTAGTTGGAGTCCCTCGAACCGTCGATGAACGATCCCACAAACAGTCCCTCGAACCAAAGACCGAAAGCACgacctctctacttggttgcaagcgtCCTGCCTTCATTATCCGGCAGCGCTTTGCCGTCCAAGGCTAATCGTCACTGAagaattagagggaggagattagaaccacactaggcttctaattatgaggattagaggGTTAGTCTAGCTGTAATTAGTCAACTGGGACCAACTAGAACTGGAACTAGAAGAACTAGAGGAGGCTCAAAAACTTGTCTTATCAATATAACAAAAAACCCAAGTATATATAGGTTGGGGGAAGAGGAAGGGCTGCCACAAAAGAGGAAGGAGTCCTCCTTGGTGCGTCGGCTAGGGGGAGGAGTCCCCAATTCGGCCTCCTTCCTTAGGGGAGGGAGGGGCCTCCCCACTTGGGCCCTTGTGGGCCCAAGTTGCCTTCCACCTCTTGGCCTTTTAGGCCCGTTGatattaaattaaatataaaagtgttctaaatattttcagaccattttatatataatttaacatccccagaaacattttccacctatatatatatttATCGGTAATACCCAGTATTACCCGATACTCTCCGAAACCCTTTCAGTGACCCAAAATGCTTTTGGATCCTCTCAAAACTATTCCGAATATTTATGAAACAATTCTGCAAATATGTTCTCATCACTTCCATCCTACTAACACTTAGCAGATCGTGGTTGCCTTAAGCTTGTGACCTCGTAGGTTCAGTAACTCGTAGACATGAATGAAACCCCTTCGCTTAATGACCGACAGTGGAACCTTGGACATCCATATAAATCCCTATGAGCAAACAAATGATATTCAAGagaacctttggttatcatgtgatgttccctttTCTTAGTGATACTTCACAAAACTCGGGATGCATCAGTATCCTCCTGAGTCATCACATGCTCACTATACCATTATACCCGTTACCAGTtatgttcttctttctcgttattGTGTCCGGGCATTCCCGTGACGTAGTCATctgtgtctggccagacgatgatggatgcCATCACACTGAGAGGCCCTAAGAATATATCTCCATCATCGaaggagcaaatcccactcttgagctatctagtcccttgtcaaactttctggtcaacctgtAATAAGTTGTTCTTAATGTTATGATCACTATGTTACGTGTCACGTTTGAGAAACCTCAAAGCCGTATAGTAAGAAGTGACtatgatactctcatggtctaaggagcAAAATCACATGTTAACACTTTGTGTTATTACAATTGATTACAGACGATATTAACTCAATTCATAACAGATAAGTTTGGGTCGATTCAACATGATCGTTCTTCCAACGTCATAAtctcaatgttgttttaggaGTACCGTTACACTTAACGATATCCTAATATCTGAAAGAcgtgatcaccaacaacacttgagctagtcctAGAGGCAAAACTCGGAACCTTCTATTTAATCTTTTatcattccacacgtgcatatgagttttccactaAATGGCATATTCCAGTATCATAGTAGTTACAGCATAGAATATAAACTCTATAATTATGAATATTAAAATATAATAATAcaaatattattgcctctagggcatatttccaacacttgcCCTGTGATAGGAGGTGCAAaggcacgtatttgtattgtcGCTACTAAGAATAAAACGACGGGGTTTGGTCATAGTGATTGGTCTTACTTTGTCTAAATTATATCATCTTGCTTAGAATGTTAATTTGtttatcatgaacttaatactttgAGATGCATACTTGATAGCAGTCTTggggtggagtaatagtattaGCGGCAGTTGGATTAATgatctacttgtcatggatgttggggatataactattgggttAACCCGCCCAGGAGTGGCTGGGTTAAGCCACGGCGGTCCATCAAGACAAAGCCCATAAAGGCGctgaagatggcggttcactaTGAAGACTCGTTAAAAGGCCCGAGGCCCGGAGACGGCTTAAAGCCCATAAGCGTAAACTGCCATATATgtataacttgtattgtaaggcatgtaTATTTGGTAACCGAGCCGGACATGTTATATGAACCGACCGGGACTCTATAAAGCcggttgatgacccacaagta from Triticum urartu cultivar G1812 chromosome 3, Tu2.1, whole genome shotgun sequence encodes:
- the LOC125544572 gene encoding uncharacterized protein LOC125544572, which gives rise to MAASFLRPLLPPKPFLSTPKPQVPIAPITAVRCTAAPKPTTSTPKPAQQEGNQDEEQEPTPDEADANPHRIPDDETPPSATATTSFSVVRRVPSAISTDGRLRRTALTQEEPPNYEIGWKRTKNLPLEKPKGWAIADFLEKLEGLMERGRYGSGALLGTVAGVVTERAREEAEILMAEGGVDERVATELFRVLRLVEMDVEMVKAAVKEETVKERVETARARCRQAILVALSL